The following coding sequences are from one Mycolicibacterium aichiense window:
- a CDS encoding thiamine pyrophosphate-binding protein — MPVGSERNGAGDGRTRVVDYIAERLVRRGVRHVFGVDGANIEDFYDAAHFCPDLTAVVAKHEFSAVAMADAYSRSGGAIGVVCATSGGGALNTVPGLGESFASRVPVLALIGQPPTVSDGLGSFQDTSGVNGALPGEALFAAVSVFCERVVTANDIMTALPRALSAATSIGGPAVLLLPKDIQQAVVEPTPDPAGDAQPEAGDLAALVRLLGSTEGPVTIIAGDQVARDDARAELETLRAVLQATVATVPDAKDAAAEALGVVGVMGHPTVVAALAGSALCLAIGTRLPLMARGGLDAVLGSLPIASLGAEAPYLPCTHVQSHDLRAALSQLATALTRGPDRTPAARPAPGELTPPEHVGAAVRYRDAMRVVDGLLPQDADIVVDAGNIGAAAIHWLPARRDGRFLVALGMGGMGYSFGAGIGMAFARNRRTVVIAGDGSFFMHGMEIHTALHYRLPVTFLLFDNHAHAMCVTREQLFYGDRYSYNRFGPSRLGAGLSAMFPALPAVDVTDIGELGVAVTAALDADGPSVVSVECSADEIPPFTAFLNATTQLNSRRS, encoded by the coding sequence ATGCCGGTCGGCTCTGAGCGCAACGGCGCGGGGGATGGGCGCACGCGAGTAGTCGATTACATCGCCGAGCGCCTCGTTCGCCGCGGCGTTCGCCATGTGTTCGGCGTCGACGGCGCCAACATCGAGGATTTCTACGACGCCGCGCACTTTTGTCCGGATCTGACCGCGGTGGTGGCCAAGCACGAGTTCTCCGCGGTTGCCATGGCCGATGCCTACAGCCGGTCCGGCGGCGCTATCGGCGTCGTCTGCGCGACGTCCGGCGGGGGAGCGCTGAACACCGTCCCGGGACTGGGGGAGTCGTTCGCCAGCCGGGTGCCGGTGCTGGCATTGATCGGCCAGCCGCCGACGGTGTCGGACGGGCTCGGCTCATTCCAGGACACCAGCGGGGTCAACGGAGCGCTGCCCGGCGAAGCGCTGTTCGCGGCGGTGTCGGTGTTCTGCGAACGGGTCGTGACCGCAAACGACATCATGACCGCGCTGCCCCGGGCGTTGTCGGCCGCGACGAGTATCGGTGGGCCTGCGGTCCTGCTGTTGCCCAAGGACATTCAGCAGGCGGTGGTGGAGCCCACGCCCGATCCTGCCGGCGACGCGCAACCCGAGGCCGGGGACCTCGCGGCATTGGTTCGACTGCTGGGCAGCACCGAGGGGCCGGTGACGATCATCGCCGGTGACCAGGTTGCCCGCGACGACGCCCGGGCCGAACTGGAGACGCTTCGTGCGGTCCTGCAGGCGACCGTGGCCACTGTGCCCGACGCGAAGGACGCCGCGGCCGAGGCGTTGGGCGTCGTCGGGGTGATGGGTCATCCGACAGTGGTTGCGGCACTGGCCGGCAGCGCACTGTGCCTGGCGATCGGCACCCGGCTTCCGCTGATGGCCCGCGGCGGTCTGGATGCGGTATTGGGTTCGCTGCCGATCGCGTCGCTCGGGGCGGAGGCCCCTTATCTGCCGTGCACACATGTGCAGAGCCACGACCTCCGCGCCGCCCTGTCTCAGCTGGCGACGGCGCTGACCCGTGGGCCGGACCGGACGCCGGCGGCGCGCCCCGCGCCCGGCGAGCTCACCCCGCCCGAGCACGTCGGCGCGGCAGTGCGGTACCGCGACGCGATGCGGGTGGTGGACGGGCTGCTGCCCCAGGATGCCGACATCGTCGTGGACGCAGGCAACATCGGTGCGGCGGCGATCCACTGGCTCCCGGCCCGACGCGACGGCCGCTTCCTGGTCGCCCTCGGAATGGGCGGCATGGGCTACAGCTTCGGCGCCGGCATCGGCATGGCCTTCGCCCGGAATCGCCGCACCGTCGTCATCGCCGGCGACGGATCGTTCTTCATGCACGGCATGGAGATTCACACCGCGCTGCACTACCGGCTTCCGGTGACGTTCCTGTTGTTCGACAACCACGCACACGCCATGTGCGTCACCCGCGAGCAGCTGTTCTACGGCGACCGCTACAGCTACAACCGGTTCGGCCCCAGCCGGTTGGGCGCGGGCCTGTCGGCCATGTTCCCGGCCCTGCCGGCGGTGGATGTCACCGACATCGGCGAGCTCGGCGTGGCCGTCACGGCAGCGCTCGACGCCGACGGCCCGTCCGTGGTGTCGGTGGAATGCTCCGCCGACGAAATCCCGCCCTTCACAGCATTCCTGAATGCAACAACACAGCTGAATTCGAGGAGAAGCTGA
- a CDS encoding SRPBCC family protein, which translates to MTLPALEDIAAHHGGTDPIPGLMRIETSPREKATPVLMEMIHAVYPHDEVFGEFCTVNDYIDCPPDELFDYLSDTRSLEEWTYSLRGFTRTEEDGLWLAYDRLGTETEIYTRTVANRDARTVDYHCAWDQGKHLWMIYLMRVVDAQVVFNKPGSVVLWTNCHHPFYDENPYPDAAPPQRPVWVGDFWDMFGAGHLLELKNLKAIAEYRHRNGLPITPDWMRES; encoded by the coding sequence ATGACACTGCCTGCGCTCGAGGACATCGCCGCACACCACGGCGGTACCGACCCGATTCCGGGGCTGATGCGCATCGAGACCTCGCCCCGGGAGAAAGCCACCCCGGTCCTGATGGAGATGATCCACGCGGTGTATCCGCACGACGAGGTCTTCGGCGAGTTCTGCACCGTCAACGACTACATCGACTGCCCGCCCGACGAATTGTTCGACTATCTGTCGGACACCCGGTCCCTGGAGGAATGGACCTACAGCCTGCGGGGATTCACCCGCACCGAGGAGGACGGCCTGTGGCTGGCCTACGACCGGCTGGGCACCGAGACCGAGATCTACACCCGCACGGTGGCCAACCGGGATGCCCGCACCGTGGACTACCACTGCGCCTGGGATCAGGGCAAGCACCTGTGGATGATCTACCTGATGCGGGTGGTCGACGCGCAGGTGGTGTTCAACAAGCCGGGGTCGGTGGTGTTGTGGACGAACTGCCACCACCCGTTCTACGACGAAAACCCGTACCCGGACGCCGCGCCGCCGCAGCGGCCGGTCTGGGTGGGGGACTTCTGGGACATGTTCGGCGCCGGACACCTCCTGGAGTTGAAGAATCTCAAGGCGATCGCCGAATACCGCCACCGTAACGGGTTGCCGATCACCCCGGACTGGATGCGTGAATCATGA